One genomic window of Nicotiana sylvestris chromosome 10, ASM39365v2, whole genome shotgun sequence includes the following:
- the LOC138880392 gene encoding uncharacterized protein → MSFGLKNVGATYMRAMTTMFHDMIHKEIEVYVDDVIIKSKKAADHMEDLRKFFNRLRRYNLKLNPAKYAFGVPTEKLLGFIKLRHYFCAYTTYLISRMNPSKYIFQKPMPTGKLAKWKILLSEFDIVYITQKEVKGQALADHLTENTVGEECEPLKTYFPDEEELRKRFTKTEFKHVPRIQNEFADALSTLSSMIQHPDTNFIDPIQVKIYDRPAYCAHVEEEADGKLWFHDIKEYLTIGEYPELANATQKRTFQRLSKNLFHSGGTLYRRTPDLGLLRCVEAR, encoded by the exons atgtcgtttggtttgaagaatgttggtgccacctatatgagagccatgactaccatgtttcatgacatgatacataaagaaatcgaggtgtatgtggatgacgtcatcatcaaatccaagaaagccgcAGATCATATGGaagacttgagaaaattcttcaacagactgaggaggtacaatttgaaattgaatccCGCCAAATATGCATTCGGAGTTCCTACTGAAAAGTTACTGGGTTTCATC aaattgaggcattatttctgtgcctacaccacttatctcatatcaaggatgaatCCGtcaaagtatatctttcagaagcccatgcctactggcaagctcgccaaatggaaaatcctgctaagtgaatttgacattgtctacataaCTCAGAAGGAAGTCAAAGGACAAGCCTTGGCAGATCACCTCACCGAGAATACTGTGGGAGAAGAATGCGAGCCActgaagacgtattttcctgatgaggag gagttgaggaagagaTTCACAAAGACTGAATTCAAGCATGTTCCCAGAATAcagaatgagttcgctgatgcCCTATctactttgtcatccatgatccagcatccagatacaaatttcattgatcccatccaggTCAAGATTTATGACcgaccagcttattgtgctcatgttgaggaagaagcagatggaaaactatggttccatgacatcaaagagtactTGACAataggagaatatccagaacttgccaaTGCCACTCAGAAGCGCACATTTCAGAGATTATCTAAGAAcctctttcacagcggaggaaccCTGTACagaaggactcccgatttgggattgctaaggtgtgtcgaGGCAAGATAA